In Acanthopagrus latus isolate v.2019 chromosome 16, fAcaLat1.1, whole genome shotgun sequence, one DNA window encodes the following:
- the LOC119005127 gene encoding claudin-20 → MASTGMQIFGFVLALLGIMGAMVATLLPNWKVSADVGSNIITAISQMQGLWMDCTWYSTGMFSCTLKYSVLSLPAYLQTARTTMVLCCVLAAMGLCLASLGLKCTRWGGGRRSKRHAAIASGGCFVAAGFLCLVPASWFTNEVITNFLDSSVPESNKFEPGGAVYVAFVSAGFLFMGGFIFCMSCSGKRHGPQDLVLLPPPDKLLLQQQQQQQQLLQQQQELQHQYCSLSPLDNKTGYSLQDYV, encoded by the coding sequence ATGGCATCCACGGGCATGCAGATATTCGGATTTGTCCTGGCGCTGCTGGGCATCATGGGTGCCATGGTCGCCACTCTGCTGCCCAACTGGAAGGTCAGCGCGGATGTGGGCTCCAACATCATCACGGCGATTTCCCAGATGCAGGGTCTGTGGATGGACTGCACATGGTACAGCACAGGCATGTTCAGCTGCACACTTAAGTATTCTGTGCTCTCACTACCTGCGTACTTGCAGACTGCCCGCACCACTATGGTGCTCTGCTGCGTACTGGCTGCCATGGGCCTCTGTCTTGCATCCCTGGGACTAAAATGCACGCGTTGGGGAGGTGGACGGCGCTCCAAGCGGCATGCTGCGATCGCCAGCGGTGGCTGCTTTGTTGCTGCAGGCTTTCTGTGTCTGGTGCCTGCTTCCTGGTTTACCAACGAGGTCATCACCAACTTCCTGGACTCCAGTGTGCCCGAGAGCAATAAGTTTGAGCCTGGGGGTGCTGTGTACGTGGCCTTTGTTTCCGCAGGATTCCTCTTCATGGGGGGCTTCATCTTCTGTATGTCCTGCTCGGGGAAGAGACATGGCCCCCAGGACCTGGTCCTGCTCCCTCCCCCTGACAAATtgctgctccagcagcagcagcagcagcaacagctgctccagcagcagcaagagcTCCAACACCAGTactgctctctctccccattAGACAATAAGACGGGCTACAGCCTGCAGGACTACGTGTAA